From a region of the Cardiocondyla obscurior isolate alpha-2009 linkage group LG28, Cobs3.1, whole genome shotgun sequence genome:
- the LOC139112351 gene encoding uncharacterized protein: protein MKVREKVDSDHLPLIVTIKRDGRKKKRFKYKKKKKSTRLDWNKEERRIFKEKYEERREKEDKMEENLRSFSKELEKTKKLVKKEMKKEVGEKPKERWWDEECRRNKCKVKEEMRKWRKGKGCGKKYKKLKGEYKSLCKEKKLQEKVRWEKKIERIRTKG, encoded by the coding sequence ATGAAGGTGAGGGAGAAAGTGGATTCAGATCACCTGCcgttaatagtgacgataaaaagggatggaagaaagaagaaaagatttaagtataaaaaaaaaaaaaagagtacgaGACTAGATTGGAATAAGGAGGAGAGAAGAATATTCAAAGAAAAGTAtgaagaaagaagggaaaaagaagataaaatggAGGAAAATTTGAGAAGTTTTAGTAAGGAACTggaaaaaacgaagaaattagtaaagaaagaaatgaaaaaggaGGTGGGGGAAAAACCTAAGGAAAGATGGTGGGATGAAGAATGTAgaagaaataaatgcaaaGTAAAGGAAGAAATGCGAAAATGGAGGAAGGGGAAAGGTTGCGGGAAGAAGTATAAAAAGTTGAAAGGAGAATATAAGAGTCTATGtaaggagaaaaaattgcaagaaaaagtgagatgggagaaaaagatagaaaggATTAGAACGAAGGGATAA